The Microbacterium luteum genome includes a region encoding these proteins:
- a CDS encoding cation:proton antiporter, which produces MDHGALVLIELGALLLGIALLGRLAGRLGISPIPLILLGGLAFGEGGLLPFAAGEEFIEIGAEIGVVLLLLMLGLEYTADELVGSLRTSRRAGVIDMLLNALPGAAFALLLGWGPIAAVALGGITWISSSGVVAKLLQDLGRLTNRETPVVLSILVIEDLAMAFYLPLLTALLLGLSLGASVLTVVIAIAVVAVILFVALRHGHVVSRLVSSRSAEVLLLTVLGVTLIVAGLAAQASVSSAVGAFLVGIAISGPVARHAQQMLTPLRDLFASVFFLFFGLSTDPADLLPMLLPALALAAVTMATKLLTGYLAARRSRIGEAGRWRAGFALMPRGEFSIVIAGLAIAAGVDRSLAALATAYVLITIIAGPLLARIPDTRAFTAWTARRQGAGRPTRA; this is translated from the coding sequence ATGGATCACGGCGCGCTCGTGCTCATCGAGCTCGGCGCGCTCCTGCTGGGCATCGCCCTTCTCGGCCGACTCGCCGGCCGGCTCGGCATCTCGCCGATCCCGCTGATCCTGCTCGGCGGCCTCGCGTTCGGCGAGGGCGGCCTGCTCCCGTTCGCCGCCGGGGAGGAGTTCATCGAGATCGGCGCCGAGATCGGCGTGGTGCTCCTGCTGCTCATGCTCGGGCTCGAATACACCGCGGATGAGCTCGTCGGCAGCCTGCGCACCTCCCGCCGCGCGGGGGTGATCGACATGCTGCTGAATGCCCTCCCGGGTGCGGCGTTCGCGCTGCTCCTGGGCTGGGGGCCGATCGCGGCGGTCGCGCTCGGCGGGATCACCTGGATCTCGTCGTCGGGCGTCGTGGCGAAGCTCCTGCAGGACCTCGGACGCCTCACCAACCGCGAGACTCCGGTCGTGCTGTCGATCCTCGTGATCGAGGACCTCGCGATGGCGTTCTACCTGCCGCTGCTGACCGCGCTGCTGCTGGGGCTGAGTCTCGGAGCGAGCGTGCTCACCGTCGTCATCGCGATCGCGGTGGTCGCCGTCATCCTGTTCGTGGCCCTGCGGCACGGGCACGTCGTGTCGCGGCTCGTCTCTTCGCGCAGCGCCGAAGTGCTCCTGCTGACGGTGCTGGGGGTGACCCTCATCGTGGCGGGCCTCGCCGCGCAGGCGAGCGTGTCGTCGGCGGTCGGCGCGTTCCTCGTCGGCATCGCGATCTCCGGCCCGGTCGCCCGGCACGCCCAGCAGATGCTCACCCCGCTGCGCGACCTGTTCGCGTCGGTGTTCTTCCTCTTCTTCGGGCTGTCCACCGACCCCGCCGACCTGCTGCCGATGCTCCTGCCCGCGCTCGCCCTGGCCGCCGTCACGATGGCGACGAAGCTCCTCACCGGCTATCTCGCGGCCCGTCGCAGCCGGATCGGCGAGGCCGGACGCTGGCGCGCTGGGTTCGCCCTCATGCCGAGAGGCGAGTTCTCGATCGTGATCGCCGGCCTCGCGATCGCTGCGGGCGTGGACCGGTCCCTCGCCGCGCTGGCGACCGCGTACGTGCTGATCACGATCATCGCCGGCCCCCTGCTGGCGCGCATCCCGGACACGAGGGCGTTCACCGCGTGGACGGCACGTCGACAGGGCGCTGGCCGCCCCACCCGCGCGTGA
- a CDS encoding cation:proton antiporter regulatory subunit, with translation MPVNVERTELPGIGIRHDVETAAGRRVSIVTFRDGGRELAVADPHDPDRAELSLEITDDEATALSEVLGGSVIMTQLAGLRDQVDGLSTSQIPVRADSPYAGRPLGATRARTLTRCSIVAVVRAGGVVPAPGPDDVLSVGDSLVAIGTARGLEMLARIIEGS, from the coding sequence ATGCCCGTCAATGTCGAGCGCACCGAACTGCCGGGGATCGGCATCCGTCACGATGTCGAGACCGCGGCAGGGCGTCGCGTGTCGATCGTCACCTTCCGCGACGGGGGCCGCGAGCTCGCCGTCGCGGATCCCCATGATCCGGACCGCGCCGAGCTGTCGCTGGAGATTACCGACGACGAGGCCACCGCGCTGTCGGAGGTGCTCGGCGGCTCGGTCATCATGACCCAGCTCGCGGGCCTCCGCGACCAGGTCGACGGCCTGTCGACCTCGCAGATCCCGGTGCGGGCCGACTCGCCCTACGCCGGACGCCCCCTGGGCGCCACCCGCGCCCGCACCCTCACCCGATGTTCGATCGTCGCCGTCGTGCGCGCCGGCGGCGTCGTGCCGGCGCCCGGACCGGACGACGTGCTGAGTGTCGGCGACTCGCTCGTGGCGATCGGCACGGCGCGGGGCCTGGAGATGCTGGCCCGGATCATCGAGGGAAGCTGA
- a CDS encoding MFS transporter, whose translation MPHPDRPSPESGHPTTQADDAPDTRRRGVLAWALWDWGSAAFNAVVTTFVFSTYLASSLFVDPAIVDAAGGNDDDPALVAALANNASVVGVALMIAGILIAVLAPVLGQRSDGSGRRKFWLGVNTLVVVGAMAAMFFVEGTPGYLILGATLLAVGNVFFEFAGVNYNAMLVQVSTPKNMGRVSGFGWGMGYVGGIVLLLLLLVLFIQSFGADGAAGVLDIPTDDGLNIRVAIVASAVWFGIFAIPVLLRVPEIPAAERRVRVGFFRSYAVLWGTLTKLWHGNRQVLMFLLASAVFRDGLAGVFTFGAIIAAQVFRFSSSEVLYFAVAANVVAGASTILAGRLDDRFGPKNVIMASLIGLVATGTVVLFIGTAQIGFWITGLILTAFVGPVQSASRSFLARITPPGREGEIFGLYATTGRAVSFMAPGLFALFVAISGDTRLGILGITIVLLAGLALMIPVKAKQAVID comes from the coding sequence ATGCCGCATCCCGACCGCCCCTCCCCGGAATCTGGACATCCCACGACGCAGGCCGACGACGCACCGGACACGCGCCGGCGCGGTGTGCTCGCGTGGGCCCTGTGGGACTGGGGGTCGGCGGCCTTCAACGCGGTCGTGACCACGTTCGTCTTCAGCACCTACCTCGCCAGCAGCCTGTTCGTCGACCCTGCCATCGTCGACGCCGCCGGAGGCAACGACGACGATCCGGCGCTCGTGGCCGCCCTGGCGAACAACGCCAGCGTGGTCGGCGTCGCCCTCATGATCGCCGGCATCCTCATCGCCGTGCTCGCCCCCGTTCTCGGCCAGCGCTCCGACGGGAGCGGTCGCCGCAAGTTCTGGCTCGGCGTGAACACGCTCGTGGTCGTCGGCGCCATGGCCGCGATGTTCTTCGTCGAGGGCACACCCGGCTACCTCATCCTCGGAGCCACGCTGCTCGCGGTCGGGAACGTCTTCTTCGAGTTCGCCGGGGTCAACTACAACGCCATGCTCGTGCAGGTGTCGACGCCGAAGAACATGGGCCGCGTGTCGGGCTTCGGATGGGGCATGGGCTACGTCGGCGGCATCGTGCTGCTCCTGCTGCTGCTCGTGCTGTTCATCCAGAGCTTCGGCGCCGACGGGGCGGCGGGTGTGCTCGACATCCCGACCGACGACGGGCTCAACATCCGCGTCGCGATCGTCGCCTCGGCGGTGTGGTTCGGCATCTTCGCGATCCCCGTGCTGCTGCGCGTTCCCGAAATCCCGGCGGCCGAGCGCCGGGTGCGTGTGGGCTTCTTCCGCTCCTACGCGGTGCTGTGGGGCACCCTCACCAAGCTCTGGCACGGCAACCGGCAGGTGCTGATGTTCCTGCTGGCCAGCGCCGTCTTCCGCGACGGGCTCGCGGGCGTCTTCACCTTCGGCGCGATCATCGCCGCCCAGGTGTTCCGGTTCTCCTCCAGCGAGGTGCTCTACTTCGCCGTGGCCGCCAACGTCGTCGCGGGCGCATCCACGATCCTCGCCGGGCGCCTCGACGACCGCTTCGGACCGAAGAACGTCATCATGGCCTCGCTCATCGGCCTCGTCGCGACGGGGACGGTGGTGCTCTTCATCGGCACTGCGCAGATCGGCTTCTGGATCACCGGCCTCATCCTCACCGCCTTCGTCGGGCCGGTGCAGTCGGCGAGCCGGTCGTTCCTCGCCCGCATCACGCCGCCGGGGCGCGAGGGCGAGATCTTCGGCCTCTATGCCACCACCGGCCGCGCCGTGTCGTTCATGGCGCCGGGCCTGTTCGCCCTCTTCGTCGCGATCTCGGGCGACACCCGACTGGGCATCCTCGGCATCACCATCGTGCTGCTGGCCGGGCTCGCCCTCATGATCCCGGTGAAGGCGAAGCAGGCCGTCATCGACTGA
- a CDS encoding BCCT family transporter — MTSTLAAGKGVQPWVFWPAAGVVIAFSAFAILAPGAAEDLFLGLQNSIVNGFSWYYVLIAAIFVAVAIVFGFSRFGDIKLGRDNDEPEFSLGAWFSLLFAAGMGIGLVFYGVSEPLSHFISPRPGVTGEPPQLAQAALTQTYLHWGVTAWSIYVIVGLSLAYAIHRRGRPISIRWTLEPVLGRKRVEGPWGHAIDVVALAGTLFGVATSLGLGVLQISAGLDAAGIAEPSAGLQVIIIGVITVCVLASVLSGVTRGMKWLSSTNLILAGLLLLYILIFGQTEYLLREWVQSIGSYIQNFVGLSFTVSAFQGTAGEDWQSSWTSFYWGWWISWAPFVGIFIARISRGRTVRQFVLGVIGVPTLLGILWFAVLGGSALYLELDQPGSMTTADGSVNIEGAIFQLLDYFPGTTLLTIGVMVLVAVFFITSSDSGALVMGMIATGGNQEPAKWIRTFFTLVTALLAIALLLTGGLTALQTAAITIALPFSVVMLLICWSTIVAFQRERRAYDHAQRAAFVERIGDYYGLEVEEPDQRGVRWPRLPKWMHRRADSGDGNGAGTGRGSGASPAERVDPSVTQIEASRKDVGAYPPE, encoded by the coding sequence GTGACCAGCACCCTCGCCGCCGGGAAGGGAGTGCAGCCCTGGGTCTTCTGGCCCGCAGCGGGAGTCGTGATCGCCTTCAGCGCCTTCGCGATCCTCGCCCCCGGTGCGGCTGAAGATCTGTTCCTGGGCCTGCAGAACTCCATCGTCAACGGCTTCAGCTGGTACTACGTGCTGATCGCGGCGATCTTCGTCGCGGTCGCGATCGTCTTCGGGTTCTCCCGCTTCGGCGACATCAAGCTCGGTCGAGACAACGACGAGCCCGAGTTCTCCCTCGGCGCCTGGTTCTCCCTGCTGTTCGCCGCGGGCATGGGCATCGGCCTGGTCTTCTACGGCGTCAGCGAGCCGCTCAGCCACTTCATCTCGCCGCGACCCGGCGTGACCGGCGAGCCGCCGCAGCTCGCGCAGGCGGCGCTCACCCAGACGTACCTCCACTGGGGGGTCACGGCCTGGTCGATCTACGTCATCGTCGGACTCAGCCTCGCCTACGCCATCCACCGGCGCGGCCGGCCGATCTCGATCCGCTGGACGCTCGAGCCCGTCCTCGGGCGCAAGCGCGTCGAAGGACCCTGGGGTCATGCGATCGACGTCGTCGCCCTCGCCGGAACGCTCTTCGGTGTGGCGACCTCGCTCGGCCTCGGCGTGCTGCAGATCAGCGCGGGTCTCGACGCCGCCGGTATCGCCGAGCCCTCCGCGGGCCTGCAGGTGATCATCATCGGCGTCATCACGGTGTGCGTGCTCGCATCGGTGCTGTCCGGCGTCACCCGAGGCATGAAGTGGCTGTCCTCGACGAACCTGATCCTCGCCGGCCTGCTCCTGCTCTACATCCTGATCTTCGGGCAGACGGAGTACCTGCTGCGCGAGTGGGTGCAGTCGATCGGCTCCTACATCCAGAACTTCGTCGGCCTCTCCTTCACGGTGAGTGCCTTCCAGGGCACCGCCGGGGAGGACTGGCAGTCGTCGTGGACCTCGTTCTACTGGGGCTGGTGGATCTCGTGGGCGCCCTTCGTCGGCATCTTCATCGCCCGCATCTCCCGCGGGCGCACCGTGCGTCAGTTCGTGCTCGGCGTGATCGGCGTGCCGACCCTGCTCGGCATCCTGTGGTTCGCGGTGCTGGGCGGATCGGCCCTGTACCTCGAGCTCGACCAGCCGGGATCGATGACGACGGCCGACGGATCGGTGAACATCGAGGGGGCGATCTTCCAGCTCCTGGACTACTTCCCGGGCACGACGCTGCTCACGATCGGCGTGATGGTGCTCGTGGCGGTGTTCTTCATCACGTCGTCCGATTCCGGGGCGCTCGTGATGGGGATGATCGCCACCGGCGGCAATCAGGAGCCGGCGAAGTGGATCCGCACTTTCTTCACGCTCGTGACCGCGCTGCTCGCGATCGCGCTGCTGCTCACCGGCGGACTCACCGCCCTGCAGACGGCGGCGATCACGATCGCCCTGCCGTTCAGTGTCGTGATGCTGCTGATCTGCTGGTCGACGATCGTGGCGTTCCAACGCGAACGCCGCGCCTACGACCACGCGCAGCGCGCCGCCTTCGTCGAGCGCATCGGCGACTACTACGGCCTCGAGGTCGAGGAGCCCGACCAGCGCGGCGTGAGGTGGCCGCGCCTGCCGAAGTGGATGCATCGGCGCGCCGACAGCGGTGACGGGAACGGCGCAGGCACCGGCCGTGGCTCGGGAGCCTCGCCGGCGGAGCGCGTCGATCCGTCGGTCACCCAGATCGAGGCGTCTCGCAAGGACGTGGGAGCGTATCCGCCCGAGTGA
- a CDS encoding MarR family winged helix-turn-helix transcriptional regulator produces MTDPRPDDPAATIAAALARLRGRRFSRPPWEGGRHPHGRHGKPGSHGKPGSHGKPGVGERGRPEWPGSHPLAGPGRFGGPARVRMLDVLASSPEPLGVSELAERIGVDQPRASRLVQQGVQEGMVRREAHPDDARRTRIALTEEGAAIARSFRGERTDAVRTALAGFTDAERVELARLLGKLADAWPGPAPGENPRA; encoded by the coding sequence ATGACCGATCCTCGGCCCGACGACCCCGCCGCCACGATCGCCGCCGCGCTCGCTCGCCTGCGGGGGCGGCGCTTCTCCCGGCCGCCGTGGGAGGGCGGTCGTCATCCTCACGGCCGGCACGGCAAGCCCGGGTCGCACGGCAAGCCCGGGTCGCACGGCAAGCCGGGCGTCGGCGAGCGGGGGCGCCCGGAGTGGCCGGGTTCGCACCCGCTCGCCGGACCCGGCCGATTCGGCGGTCCGGCGCGGGTGCGCATGCTCGACGTGCTCGCGAGCTCGCCGGAGCCGCTGGGCGTGAGCGAGCTCGCCGAGAGGATCGGTGTCGACCAGCCCCGTGCTTCGCGACTGGTGCAGCAGGGCGTGCAGGAGGGGATGGTCCGCCGCGAGGCGCATCCCGACGACGCACGTCGCACGCGCATCGCCCTGACAGAGGAGGGCGCCGCGATCGCGCGAAGTTTCCGGGGCGAGCGGACGGATGCGGTGCGCACCGCCCTGGCGGGCTTCACCGACGCCGAGCGCGTGGAACTCGCGCGCCTGCTCGGCAAGCTCGCCGACGCGTGGCCCGGGCCGGCGCCCGGCGAGAACCCTCGAGCATAG
- a CDS encoding MarR family winged helix-turn-helix transcriptional regulator, with the protein MNTPETPTPRPLGFWLRALDASLSREIDGRLAAEDVTRRDWMLLNVIDGSIDAPWPTRQGRGPGHGRGRHLRHLADRGWVEEAGDGSLSLTDAGREAKQRLAGIIDEVRSRLVETVGEQDYETTVRSLEALTRSLGGADDDSFDFARGRFGRGHGFGRGHGDGHGRGYRHGSGDGHGRGFRDGWDGNRHHGFGPRHPGYGPRPDRAPTA; encoded by the coding sequence ATGAACACCCCCGAAACACCCACACCCCGCCCCCTCGGCTTCTGGCTGCGCGCGCTGGATGCTTCACTCTCGCGAGAGATCGACGGGCGCCTTGCGGCCGAAGACGTCACACGACGCGACTGGATGCTGCTGAACGTCATCGACGGATCCATCGACGCACCCTGGCCCACGCGCCAGGGCCGCGGCCCTGGCCACGGACGCGGACGCCACCTGCGCCACCTCGCCGACCGAGGCTGGGTGGAGGAGGCCGGAGACGGCAGCCTGTCGCTCACCGACGCCGGTCGCGAGGCGAAGCAGCGTCTGGCGGGCATCATCGACGAGGTGCGCTCCCGCCTGGTCGAGACCGTCGGCGAGCAGGACTACGAAACGACCGTGCGCAGCCTCGAGGCCCTCACCCGCTCGCTCGGCGGCGCCGACGACGACTCGTTCGACTTCGCTCGCGGCCGCTTCGGTCGCGGGCACGGCTTCGGCCGCGGGCACGGCGACGGGCACGGTCGCGGATACCGACACGGCTCCGGCGACGGGCACGGTCGCGGATTCCGTGACGGCTGGGACGGCAACCGCCACCACGGCTTCGGTCCGCGCCACCCCGGCTACGGCCCCCGCCCCGACCGCGCCCCCACCGCCTGA
- a CDS encoding LacI family DNA-binding transcriptional regulator, whose translation MGRDEARSRRVTRADVARAAGVSTAVVSYVMNGGPRPVAPETAARVRAAMDDLGYRPNHAARTLNLGTTRTIGLVLQDTLNPYFAEFAGEIDRAARERGFGVLTAESHGDRDAERRLLSDLSDRQVDALLLASSGPPTTEPAVANPRDPTTVLLDCAGPVAGHHTIGPDAASGARAAVAHLAQVHGRRRIGMVIGPDGLASPDPRLAGWRSETKARGVTPGALAVDDWSNAGGYRAARRLLDTGALPDALFVGSDAQAIGVLRALLEAGIDIPRACPIVSFDGTGAGDFTWPALTSARQPVREMADLALALVAHPDPDPRYHAFPVDLVVRESCGCPLTPPVAGPIDS comes from the coding sequence ATGGGGCGGGACGAGGCGCGCAGCCGCCGGGTGACCCGGGCCGACGTCGCGCGTGCGGCGGGCGTGAGCACGGCCGTCGTGAGCTACGTCATGAACGGCGGCCCGCGTCCGGTTGCGCCCGAGACGGCGGCCCGCGTGCGCGCGGCGATGGATGACCTGGGCTACCGGCCGAACCACGCGGCACGCACCCTCAATCTCGGCACGACCCGCACCATCGGCCTCGTGCTGCAGGACACGCTCAACCCCTACTTCGCCGAGTTTGCCGGTGAGATCGACCGCGCCGCCCGCGAACGCGGATTCGGCGTGCTCACCGCCGAGTCGCACGGCGATCGCGACGCCGAACGCCGCCTGCTCTCGGATCTGTCCGACCGTCAGGTCGACGCCCTGCTGCTCGCGAGCTCGGGGCCTCCCACCACCGAGCCCGCCGTTGCCAACCCGCGGGATCCCACCACCGTGCTGCTCGACTGCGCCGGTCCGGTCGCCGGTCATCACACGATCGGTCCGGATGCCGCCTCCGGCGCCCGCGCCGCCGTCGCCCATCTCGCACAGGTGCACGGCCGCCGGCGCATCGGCATGGTCATCGGCCCCGACGGTCTCGCCAGCCCCGATCCGCGCCTCGCCGGATGGCGCAGCGAAACCAAGGCGCGCGGCGTCACGCCGGGCGCCCTCGCGGTCGACGACTGGAGCAACGCGGGCGGATACCGCGCCGCACGACGCCTCCTCGACACCGGAGCACTGCCCGACGCGCTCTTCGTCGGCTCCGATGCGCAGGCGATCGGCGTGCTCCGCGCCCTCCTCGAGGCTGGCATCGACATCCCGCGCGCGTGTCCGATCGTGAGCTTCGACGGCACGGGCGCCGGCGACTTCACGTGGCCGGCGCTCACCTCAGCACGTCAGCCCGTGCGCGAGATGGCCGATCTCGCGCTCGCGCTGGTCGCGCATCCCGACCCCGACCCGCGCTATCACGCGTTTCCCGTCGACCTCGTCGTGCGGGAATCGTGCGGATGCCCCCTCACACCCCCGGTCGCAGGACCGATCGATTCCTGA
- a CDS encoding alpha-galactosidase: MPPHTPGRRTDRFLTRKASVTSSSPAFPRRAVSLRAAGVALVLDLSGDLLPATAHWGADPGQLNEPEAFALIDAGVNPVGLNQVDEPVRVAILPEGSSGWPGRPGVSGSRGGTAWSPRFRVTERTLGGVAVRDGYTESGPGELVVRAEDARAGLALTLRVELLPSGLVRTRAELTNLGTDDYALDALTPALPIPPIAGEVLDFAGRWARERTPQRTDLGVGIHSRENRRGRTGADSAYLLHAGVPGFDFASGEVWAVHAAWSGNHVHYAERLFSGEQMLGGGELLLPGEVVLDAGASYTSPWLYGAYGDGLDELAARFHRHLRARPQHPSSPRPVTLNVWEAVYFDHSLPGLIDLADRAAEIGVERYVLDDGWFGSRRDDTSGLGDWQVSADVWPDGLGPLVDHVTGLGMQFGLWFEPEMVNLDSDVARAHPEWIMSADPDRLPVPSRHQQVLNLAIPACYDHIRDAMVAILREYDISYIKWDHNRDLVEAADRIDGRPVVHAQTLAFYRLVDELKATFPGLEIESCSSGGGRIDLEVIERTDRVWTSDCIDPHERQLMHRWTQQLLPPELMGAHIASGVSHTTGRGHSLEYRASTALFGHLGIEWDLRDAPAAEFAQLTAWVAFYKQWRDLLHTGTIVRLDTGDETLFGHGVVDADRSRALFAITSVDRPVTSMYGRVRLRGLDPDRRYRVRPVLPAGSLGGMLPPPWWGGGAGDMAAHSAVTADDVAASVGAVFTGGTLERVGLTHPAVFPDTTVLYDVEAIDSVAR; the protein is encoded by the coding sequence ATGCCCCCTCACACCCCCGGTCGCAGGACCGATCGATTCCTGACGCGAAAGGCCTCCGTGACCTCCTCCTCCCCCGCCTTCCCGCGGCGCGCCGTGTCGCTGCGCGCCGCCGGCGTCGCGCTCGTGCTCGACCTCTCCGGCGATCTGCTCCCGGCGACCGCGCACTGGGGCGCCGACCCCGGACAGCTGAATGAGCCGGAGGCGTTCGCGCTCATCGACGCCGGCGTGAACCCCGTCGGCCTCAACCAGGTGGACGAGCCGGTGCGCGTGGCGATCCTTCCCGAGGGGTCGAGCGGATGGCCCGGCCGTCCCGGCGTATCCGGTTCGCGCGGCGGCACGGCGTGGTCGCCGCGATTCCGGGTGACCGAGCGCACACTCGGAGGCGTCGCGGTGCGTGATGGCTACACCGAGTCCGGGCCGGGGGAGCTCGTCGTGCGCGCCGAAGACGCCAGAGCCGGCCTCGCGCTGACGCTCCGCGTGGAGCTGCTGCCCAGCGGACTCGTGCGCACACGAGCGGAGCTGACCAATCTCGGCACCGACGACTACGCGCTCGATGCGCTCACGCCGGCGCTGCCGATCCCGCCCATCGCCGGCGAGGTGCTCGACTTCGCCGGCCGCTGGGCGCGTGAGCGTACACCGCAGCGCACCGACCTCGGTGTCGGCATCCACTCGCGCGAGAACCGCCGAGGGCGCACCGGCGCCGATTCGGCCTATCTGCTGCACGCCGGGGTGCCCGGATTCGACTTCGCTTCGGGAGAGGTGTGGGCGGTGCACGCGGCGTGGAGCGGCAACCACGTGCACTACGCCGAGCGGCTCTTCAGCGGCGAGCAGATGCTCGGGGGCGGCGAACTGCTGCTGCCCGGCGAGGTCGTCCTCGACGCGGGTGCGTCTTACACGTCGCCATGGCTCTACGGCGCATACGGCGACGGGCTCGACGAGCTCGCGGCGCGTTTCCATCGGCATCTGCGGGCCCGTCCGCAGCATCCGTCGTCGCCGCGCCCGGTCACCCTCAACGTGTGGGAGGCGGTCTACTTCGACCACTCCCTGCCGGGACTCATCGATCTCGCCGACCGGGCAGCGGAGATCGGGGTGGAGCGCTACGTGCTCGACGACGGCTGGTTCGGATCCCGCCGCGACGACACCTCCGGCCTCGGCGACTGGCAGGTGTCTGCGGATGTCTGGCCCGACGGGCTCGGGCCACTGGTCGACCACGTGACCGGACTCGGCATGCAGTTCGGACTGTGGTTCGAGCCCGAGATGGTGAACCTCGACTCCGACGTGGCGCGGGCGCATCCGGAATGGATCATGAGCGCCGATCCCGACCGGCTGCCGGTTCCGAGCCGCCACCAGCAGGTGCTGAACCTGGCGATCCCGGCCTGCTACGACCACATCCGGGATGCGATGGTCGCGATTCTGCGCGAGTACGACATCTCGTACATCAAGTGGGATCACAACCGCGACCTCGTCGAAGCGGCCGACCGCATCGACGGCCGACCGGTCGTGCACGCCCAGACGCTCGCCTTCTACCGGCTCGTCGACGAGTTGAAGGCGACCTTCCCGGGCCTCGAGATCGAGTCGTGCTCCTCGGGTGGCGGGCGCATCGACCTCGAGGTGATCGAGCGCACCGACCGCGTTTGGACATCGGACTGCATCGACCCGCACGAGCGCCAGCTCATGCACCGCTGGACCCAGCAGCTGCTGCCGCCCGAGCTGATGGGCGCGCACATCGCGTCAGGCGTCTCGCATACGACCGGACGGGGCCACTCGCTGGAATACCGCGCGTCGACCGCGCTGTTCGGTCACTTGGGCATCGAGTGGGATCTGCGCGACGCCCCGGCGGCGGAGTTCGCGCAGCTCACAGCCTGGGTGGCGTTCTACAAGCAGTGGCGTGACCTGCTGCACACCGGCACGATCGTGCGTCTCGACACCGGTGACGAGACCCTGTTCGGTCACGGCGTGGTCGACGCGGACCGTTCCCGCGCGCTGTTCGCGATCACCTCGGTCGACCGGCCGGTGACGAGCATGTACGGGCGCGTGCGCCTGCGCGGGCTCGATCCGGATCGTCGCTACCGGGTGCGCCCGGTACTGCCGGCGGGAAGTCTCGGCGGGATGCTGCCGCCACCGTGGTGGGGTGGCGGCGCGGGTGACATGGCCGCGCACTCCGCGGTCACCGCCGACGATGTCGCTGCGAGCGTGGGTGCCGTCTTCACCGGCGGGACCCTCGAGCGGGTCGGCCTCACGCATCCGGCGGTGTTCCCCGACACGACCGTGCTTTACGACGTCGAGGCGATCGACTCGGTTGCCCGTTGA
- the dcd gene encoding dCTP deaminase, which yields MLLSDRDIRAEVHAERIGIAPWDARMVQPSSVDVRLDRYFRLFDNHKYPFIDPAEDQPDLTHLIEVAPDEPFILHPGEFALGSTFEQVTLPDDVAARLEGKSSLGRLGLLTHSTAGFIDPGFSGHVTLELSNVATLPIKLWPGMKIGQLCFFRLSSPTENPYGSGPYANRYQGQRGPTASRSFQNFHRSDVGVTDAGSAGR from the coding sequence GTGCTGCTTTCCGATCGCGATATCCGCGCAGAAGTCCACGCCGAACGCATCGGAATCGCCCCCTGGGATGCGCGGATGGTGCAGCCGTCCAGCGTCGACGTTCGCCTGGACCGGTACTTCCGGCTGTTCGACAACCACAAGTACCCGTTCATCGATCCCGCCGAAGACCAGCCCGACCTCACGCACCTGATCGAGGTCGCGCCGGATGAGCCGTTCATCCTGCATCCGGGAGAGTTCGCGCTCGGGTCGACGTTCGAGCAGGTCACCCTGCCCGACGATGTCGCAGCGCGTCTGGAGGGCAAGTCGTCGCTCGGCCGCCTGGGACTCCTCACCCACTCGACGGCCGGATTCATCGACCCGGGGTTCTCGGGCCACGTGACCCTCGAACTGTCCAACGTCGCGACCCTGCCGATCAAGCTGTGGCCGGGCATGAAGATCGGGCAGCTGTGCTTCTTCCGGCTCTCGTCGCCGACCGAGAACCCCTACGGCTCCGGCCCGTACGCCAACCGTTACCAGGGGCAGCGCGGACCGACCGCCTCGCGCTCGTTCCAGAACTTCCACCGATCCGATGTCGGCGTCACCGATGCGGGCTCCGCGGGTCGATGA